The genomic segment CGAGAATGATGACAAAATTATTCATTAGCACGGCAGTTTACCAAGTGACACGTTGCACGAATGAAAAAAGCGAGGCCCCACCAGGGCCCCGCCTTTTCGTCACAAAGCATCGAATCTTACATGACTTTCAACAGTTCTACATCAAACACCAGCACGGCATTCGGACCGATCGCCGGGGGTGCACCGCGCTCGCCATAGGCAAGTTCTGCGGGAATGACCAGCTGCCACTTGGCGCCTTCCGCCATCAACTGCAACGCCTCGGTCCATCCCTTGATCACGCCACCGACCGGAAAGGTCACCGGCTCGCCACGCTTGTAGGAACTGTCAAACTCGGTACCGTCGATCAGCGTCCCGCGATAATGAACACTGACTTCACTCTCAGCCGTCGGCTTTGTTCCACTACCTGCGGTAAGGACTTTGTACTGCAAGCCGCTCGCCAGCGTCGTCACGCCCTCTTTTTTACCATTCTCCGCCAGAAAAGCGGCGCCTTTGGCCTTGTTCTCACTCAAATCTTTCTGCGTTTGCGCTTCGCGCCGGGCCATCAGCTCCTGCTGAAATTCGGTCACTGCCGCTTGAAGTTCTTCGTCGGACAGTCGCTGTGTTGCACCACTAAGAGCATCCTTGATGCCGGTGGCCAGAATCTCCGGGTCGGCGTCAACCCCCTGGGCAGAAAAATCATGACCGATGCCAAGACCGATTGCGTAACTGACTTTGGCCTTGAGGGTATCAAGTTTAATTTCCGTTGCCTTCTTATCTTCGGCCACGCAGGCGACAACGGTCAACATAATCACCGTCAGGGCAAGCGCCCAGATTTTGCGTTTCATCGGGATGGATCCTTTCTGTTCATGAAAATACGGCGTTCCGCCCACCGGTGCGCCGTTATGAGTCTCTGTTTATACCAAGCGTTACCGGCAGGGTCAAGAACAAGTAGCTGCTCAGCCCGGCAACAGCCATTAGCGCAAGCAGAAAGGTCGTCCAGCCGGCGTAATGATAAACATAGCCGGGCAGCCACGAACCAACCACTCCGCCCCCGTAGTAAAAGGCGACATAAAGTCCATTGACAATCCCCTTATGTTCGTCGGCGCGGCGGTTCAGCCAGCCGGACGCGGTGGCGTGGGTGAGAAACATCGATCCGCAAAAGACAAACATGCTGACAAAAAGAAGGGCAATATGCGTCGTCACCATCCCGAACAAAGCCAGTGCCATCCCCGCGATGCCGATGGTCATGGCGCGAATTTCGCCCCCTAAAAAAGTCCGGATCGATACCGCGTTGAGGGACATGACGATCCCCATGATGTAACCGACATAAATCAGACCGATACGGAATTCACTGGCATCGGAACTGATTTCGAGCAGACGAAACGGAATAAAATTCATGATCGCGGCAAAAACCAGAAACATGCAGAAAATCGCCAGATAGGTCCGCCGCCGCACCGGCTCACGTAAAACCTCCAGCACCAGTCGCGGCGCGGGACGTAGCGTCGTCAATGCCTGCTGAGCGGGCAGGTGCAACAGCAGAACAAAACAGACAACCAGACTGAACGCCAGAACCAGAAAAGAGAAACGCCAGCCAAAGAGCGTGGCAATCAGCCCCGAACCGGAACGACCAAGGAACCCGCCGAGAATCGTTGCTGCGATATAGGCCGCCATTCGCCGCTGCACCGTCTCGGCGGAACTGTCGCGCGAAACATAGGTCATTAACGCCGTCAACAGGGCGGGAATCAACACCCCCTGAAAGAGACGCAGAGCGATCAGCACGGCAAAGGTCGGCGCAAAATAAAAAGCCACCTCTGATAACGTCAGCAACGCCACCGCCCCGAGGAGTACCGTGCGCGGTGCCAGAACTTCGAGGATATACCCGTACAACAGAGGTGCCAGCGCCAGCGGCAAAAAGGTCACCGAAGTAAGCGTTGCCGCAACAGTCGGGGTTACCCCGAACGCCGCAACGATGGCCGGGAGCAGCGGTTGTGGCGCATAGAGCGCCGAGATGGTGAGCACGGTGGTCAGGCCGAGGATCAGGTTGGTCAGCATCAACGGCTCCGCCGCAGGCGACGCACCCGCGCAACGATCGGCGGATGGGAAGAGTAGAACCAGGCGTAGCAGGGATGGGGGTGCAGGTTGGCAAAATTCTCCGCCGAAAGTTTAATCAACCCGCTCGCCAGCGCTTCACCGTCGCCGAGCAACGCACAGGCGAAATCGTCCGCCTGATTTTCATCACGACGGGAGCGCCAGCTGCTCAACGGGGTGAACGGAAACGCCAGCAGACCGGCGCCAAAAAGCAGGATCACGACCTGAAGATAAAACGAACCACCATCGAGGCCGAGCAGCTCCGGCAACCGCCCCCAGTCCAGCAACCGATAGCCCGCATAACAGACGATCAACGCGAGCAGTTCCGTCCAGAGCAGGCGTTTGAAGATATGTTTCTTCTTCCAGTGTCCGACCTCATGCGCCAACACCGCCAGAATTTCCGCATCGTCCAGCTGCTCAAGCAGGGTATCGAAGAGCACGATCCGCTTCACCTTGCCGATCCCGGTAAAATAGGCGTTCGAGTGGCGGCTGCGCCGCGAGGCATCGACCTGACTGACCCGCTCAACCTGTAGCCCGGCACGGGTCATGAGCGCGTTGATGGCAACCTCCAGGTCGCCGCGCGTCACCGGTTTGAATTTAAAAAAGAGCGGTTCAATCAACAACGGCGACAGGTACATCAGCAGCAGCGTCGTCACGGCGAACAGCCCCCACACCCACAGCCACCAATGCAGCGGACTCCAGCGGATCAGGGCCAGCGCTCCGCCGCACAGCAAACCGAGCAACACCAGCCCGAGCAGCAGCGACTTGACAAAGTCGCTGCACCATAAGCGCAAGGTGGTGGTGTTGAACCCGAAGCGCGCCTCGACGCCGAAGGTCTTCCACAGGCTGAACGGAATCCCGAGCAGCGTCGTCGCCAGCACCAGCCCGGTCACGAAGAGCACCCCGTCGGCAACAAAGGAGCCGCTGACGCCGACGATCAGCCGGTCGTAGCGGGGCAACAGCCCGGCGAAGATGAAGAGAGCAAGCACTGTTTTGCCAAACAGCTCCTCGCTCAGGGCAACCCGCCCCTTTGCCAGCGCGTAATCGACTGCCCGACCGAGATGATGTTGATCAAGGGCTCCCGCAAACGCGGGAGGAATGGTTCGACCATGGCGTTGCTGATGACGCAGATTGAGCTGCTCAAGGAGAATCTCGCAGCCACTGATGGCAACAAAAAGTATGATCAGAATCGTTAACATGACCGGCATCTTAGCTGATTCACTGGCATCGGTCGAGAGCAAACCGGCCATCAGGCTCTATTCGCAAGCGATTCAAACCCCCTCACCCCGCCCCCGGAAAATCACTTCGTGTTCTTCGTGCAAACCTGGCATTCATCGTCAACACTGCTTGACGTCAGCGTCGCCAGAAATTCCAGCAGCACCCGATTAAACGCCTCCGGCTCCTCCAGATTGGCCAGATGCCCCGCGCCGGAGACGATCCTCAGCTCGGCATTCGGCAGTCGTTCCGCTAGCGCCCGGCTGTGTTCCGCCGGAATCGCCCGATCCTGCTCCGCACCGATCACCAGCGCGGGAGCCGTGAAGGTCGCCAGCAGTTCCGTGTAATCCTTGCGATCACGCATCGCCAGCAACCCCTCGGCGACCCCCTCCGGCGTCGCACTGCGCATCCAGCCCCCGACCATCGCCACCAGTGCGGGGCGCTCCTGGGCAGTACGCGCGGCAAAGAGAATCCCGGAAAACGCCTCGGCCACCGGCCCGACCCGCCCGGCACGTGCTTCCGCCGCCAGTGCGGTGCGTTTAGCTTTCCCCGCTTCATCATCGGTTGCCGCCCGCGTCACCACAAAGATCGCCGCGCTGACCCGCTGCGGGTAGCGTTCGAGCAGATTTTGCAGAATGTAGCCACCCATCGACATGCCGACAACCACCGCCTGCGCAACGCCTTCGCGGTCCAGCAGCGCGGCCAAAAAATCGGCGTAATCATCCAGACCGTTCGGCAGAGGACGCGCCGGTTCTGTACCAAAACCGGGCAGATCGGGGGTCAGCACCCGATACCCGGCGGCGGTCAAGGCCATTTTCTGTTGCGCCCACATCGCGGCACAGAGCGGAAAACCATGAATCATCAGCATCGTTTTCATTGGCGGAGCTCCTTTTGCGTCTGTTTTTTTTTGCGTGAGTCTACCACAAAAACCAGGAATTTCCTCGTTGCTTCTGCTATAAATGACCCAATCTGACACGAGGATCACGCTGATGACCGAGCCCGCCGCAACTGTCCCCGATCTTTCCACCCGCCTGCGCGGCGGCTTGCGGTCGGGTGTACTCACCACCTGGAAACTGGTGAAATACGTCATCCCCCTCTACGTGGTGGTCGAACTGCTCAAAGGTACCGACTTCCTTGCCACCCTCGGCGGCCTGTTCGCCCCGGCAATGCACCTCTTCGGCCTCCCCGGCGCAGCGGCGTTTGCCTTTCTCGCCGCCTGGACCCTCAACCTCTACGCCGCCATCGCCATCCTCGTCCCGCTCGAACTCAGTCCCTGGCAGATCACCCAATGTGGACTGATGATGGGGATCGCCCATAACCTGCTGCTGGAGGGGGGCGTCCTCAAAAGCACCGGCGCCCGCGCCGGACTCCTCACCCTCGCCCGTTTCGTCATCGCCATTGTCGCCGGACTCCTCTTCCGCCTGCTGTCAAGCGG from the Desulfuromonadaceae bacterium genome contains:
- a CDS encoding FKBP-type peptidyl-prolyl cis-trans isomerase translates to MKRKIWALALTVIMLTVVACVAEDKKATEIKLDTLKAKVSYAIGLGIGHDFSAQGVDADPEILATGIKDALSGATQRLSDEELQAAVTEFQQELMARREAQTQKDLSENKAKGAAFLAENGKKEGVTTLASGLQYKVLTAGSGTKPTAESEVSVHYRGTLIDGTEFDSSYKRGEPVTFPVGGVIKGWTEALQLMAEGAKWQLVIPAELAYGERGAPPAIGPNAVLVFDVELLKVM
- a CDS encoding MFS transporter; translation: MLTNLILGLTTVLTISALYAPQPLLPAIVAAFGVTPTVAATLTSVTFLPLALAPLLYGYILEVLAPRTVLLGAVALLTLSEVAFYFAPTFAVLIALRLFQGVLIPALLTALMTYVSRDSSAETVQRRMAAYIAATILGGFLGRSGSGLIATLFGWRFSFLVLAFSLVVCFVLLLHLPAQQALTTLRPAPRLVLEVLREPVRRRTYLAIFCMFLVFAAIMNFIPFRLLEISSDASEFRIGLIYVGYIMGIVMSLNAVSIRTFLGGEIRAMTIGIAGMALALFGMVTTHIALLFVSMFVFCGSMFLTHATASGWLNRRADEHKGIVNGLYVAFYYGGGVVGSWLPGYVYHYAGWTTFLLALMAVAGLSSYLFLTLPVTLGINRDS
- a CDS encoding M48 family metallopeptidase, which gives rise to MLTILIILFVAISGCEILLEQLNLRHQQRHGRTIPPAFAGALDQHHLGRAVDYALAKGRVALSEELFGKTVLALFIFAGLLPRYDRLIVGVSGSFVADGVLFVTGLVLATTLLGIPFSLWKTFGVEARFGFNTTTLRLWCSDFVKSLLLGLVLLGLLCGGALALIRWSPLHWWLWVWGLFAVTTLLLMYLSPLLIEPLFFKFKPVTRGDLEVAINALMTRAGLQVERVSQVDASRRSRHSNAYFTGIGKVKRIVLFDTLLEQLDDAEILAVLAHEVGHWKKKHIFKRLLWTELLALIVCYAGYRLLDWGRLPELLGLDGGSFYLQVVILLFGAGLLAFPFTPLSSWRSRRDENQADDFACALLGDGEALASGLIKLSAENFANLHPHPCYAWFYSSHPPIVARVRRLRRSR
- a CDS encoding alpha/beta hydrolase — protein: MKTMLMIHGFPLCAAMWAQQKMALTAAGYRVLTPDLPGFGTEPARPLPNGLDDYADFLAALLDREGVAQAVVVGMSMGGYILQNLLERYPQRVSAAIFVVTRAATDDEAGKAKRTALAAEARAGRVGPVAEAFSGILFAARTAQERPALVAMVGGWMRSATPEGVAEGLLAMRDRKDYTELLATFTAPALVIGAEQDRAIPAEHSRALAERLPNAELRIVSGAGHLANLEEPEAFNRVLLEFLATLTSSSVDDECQVCTKNTK